TTCTTAATTCATCAATGCATTGATAGCTGGTAAAATCAAACCAGCCAAGGTTACTAGCACCATCACAATAACGATGATAATTGTCACCTTTTCAAAAAATGTTTTCTTATGTTTTACTTCTCCAAAAGCCATGGCTTTCTCCTTATTTTGCAATATCGTTTTATTTTACCATAATTGAACCATTTTTTCAATTCTCATCTCTATCTGATAAAGTTTCCTTCACCTTCTCCGCCACCTTATAAGGTAGACCAGCTTCTGCGATTTCCTGCAGACTGGCTGACTGGATATTGCCAATGGACTTGAAATGCTTCATCAAAGCCTGTTTGCGTTTTGGTCCCAGACCCTCTATGCTATCCAATTTAGATGAGAAGGAATTTTTTGACCGAACCTGACGATGAAACTCAATGGCAAAGCGGTGCACTTCATCTTGAATTCGATGAAGAAGGAAAAATTCCTGAGAATTACGGGGCAGTTCAACCACCTCTAAGGGATTTCCAAAAAGCAACTCGTGGGTCTGGTGCTTGTCATTCTTCTGCAAACCTGCAATAGGAATGGACATGCCTAGCTCCTGCTCGATGACCTGTTTGGCGACATTTACCTGACCTTGACCACCGTCAATGATAATCAAATCAGGTGCTGTCAAACCATCTCGCAAGACCCGACTATAACGGCGTTGCAACACTTCACGCATAGAGGCGTAATCATCCGGCCCCTCAACCGTCTTAATCTTGTACTTGCGGTATTCTTTTTTATTAGGTACCCCATTTTCAAAAACCACCATGGCCGACACAGGACTGGTCCCCATGATGTTGGAGTTGTCAAAGGCCTCAATCCGCACAGGCGTCGGAATTCCCAAAAGCTGACCGATATTCTCGACTGCACCATAGGTCTTCTTCAGATTTTTCTCCAGGAGATTAAACTTCTGCTCCAGACTGACACGGGCATTCTTGGTGGCCAGAGCTATGAGTTGCTTCTTCTCACCACGCTGGGGTTTAAGCACCTTGGTCGCCACCAGAGCTTCTAC
The nucleotide sequence above comes from Streptococcus sp. 29887. Encoded proteins:
- a CDS encoding DUF4044 domain-containing protein, encoding MAFGEVKHKKTFFEKVTIIIVIVMVLVTLAGLILPAINALMN